The DNA region TCCCCGGTCAAAATATTGATCGACGGAAGTTGGAGACGAAGATGAACGCTCAGGCTGCAATCCCGGTTGACGTCGACGCTCTAACCGAAACGGACGATTCATCGTCTCCAGAAATATTGCGCGATGATGTCTACAGAGATGTTGTAGAGATCGACGGCGGCAATTTGGAATTGCTGAAAACGACCACTGATGAATTTGTCCGCTCCGGTTCCGGCAAGTAGTTCATCCCCCGAGCGCATTTCTTGTTCTGGATCTAGAACAACTAACAAGAACTCTTGTTGAACGTGTGTTCTGTGTGGTAATCTCCCTGCCTTCAAGACCTCATATACCTATTTTGGTTGCACTCTCGGCGCTTCGCTGCCTTTTCGAGTGTGCGGTCAAGAGAGTCGGATGCTTCAAGGAAAGTTCGAACTTCTCGCTTTTCTGATCGGCGCAGCCTTAGGCATCTTCTATGCATTTGATGGCTGGCGAGGTTCCTTCGAAGAGACGGATCTAAAGGATTCCCCCCGAGTCAAGAACTTCATCTGGGTTATTGTGGGCGCTTTCGCCTTGTTTATTGGGGATCTGAAGGCCATAGACCCAAGCATCGAAAAGCAACAGGTTCTGCTAGTTTATGTCATCGGGTTCCTAACGTTAGCCGTCGTTGTCGTGGTCGCCTGGGGCATGGCCATTTTCTTGAAGTTCTTGTTTTTGCGACTATTCGATCGTCAGAACTACCCGTCGCCGCCATTTACGCCTGTGTTGGATTATTTCTTGCATGGGGCTCGAATCCAGCGCCAAAGATACGAGAAAGCGTTGGAGAGCAAACACAACCTCGCACGCAGAAGATTTCTCCATAACTACGGAAAACAAGTTGCCGCCACGATGGCGGCTGTGTATGTAGTTTCTGAAGACCTAACCAGCAAGAGAGAAGTCATCGTTCAGGTCCTTCGTTCAATTCAAGGTGCCGTTCGCGAGCACAACGCCCATGTGGATGGCCTTGAGGTGAATTGCAATTATATGCGAGCGTATCCAAAGACTGCACTGCCAGAACTGAAAGGGAGACTCAAATTTACTTTCGGCAGCTTGGACCGATATCCGTGGTTCTTGGCACTTGAGGAATATGCAGACGATAAAGGTAGAGAGGACTTCGTACTTCCAGTGGAAGAAAGACGCGAACACAAATCCGATCGTAAGTCCCTGCCTGGAGCCCCACTCGCGTTCTTACTCAATGAAACGATCGTAATCGACGACCTAGACCACTTTAAGTACCCACGAAATCTGCCAAAGACAGTAGTAGAAGAATTACGAGCTTATTTTGAGGGAAAGTCGTTCAAGAGTTTTGGTTCACTTAACATCCGCGTTAGCGGCAAGCGCCTTGGCATAGTAAACGTAGAAGCGAACAAGCCGTTTGTGTTCGGGCGAACTGAAGAAGAGAAGACAGAAATTACCGCGCTACTTCATCCATTCTGCCAGCTTCTAGGGCAAATGATCTTGAAACTGTGAGGGTTGTGCATGCCTGAGATTCTAAACGATGAAGTCTACAGAGTTGTGTCGCAGATTGGCGACGGCCGGATCGACTTATTCGAGAAGAGCACTAACGAGTTTCTTGCAGAGGTGTCTCGGACGCATTTGCCGTCGCCTCCTGCCACTGAAGCAGCGGGCTGTTCTCACGCCGTCCCGTACGGGACGGAATGAAAGTAGCCCGGCAGTTTACTGCCGGGTTCAACGACAGTCAGATGGGAGTCCCGTAGGGACGGCTGATGTGCCTAGGTCCAGAAGGTGTCTTCTTCGCCCGCCATCTTGCGCAGCTCTTCCGGCGCACGCGCAGGGACACCGACCGAACGGCCAAGCAGGGCATCAAGCGAATCCACCCAGACGATCTGCGAATTGAATACGCGCCCGAAGTTGCGCGCCACCGACTGCGCGACTTCGTCGAGCGCAATCGCACGCCCCAGCGCCCGCTGAAGGGAGGTGACCGGCCTGGTCGAGATGCCGCAGGGGACAATGAGATTGAAATTCTCGAGATCGGTGTTCACGTTCAGCGCGAAGCCGTGCGACGTGACGCCGCGCGAAATGTGCACGCCGATGGCGGCGATCTTGGCTTGCGACTCCGCGGGCGAGGGCGCCCGCGCCACATTGATCTGCGTCCAAACTCCGGTCATGCCGGCCACTCGCTCGGTCGGGATGCCGAAATCGGCGCAGGTGCGGACCAGCGCTTCTTCCAGCCGCCGCACATAATCCACCGCGCCCAGCGTTTTCTTCTGCCCGTCCGGGCCGAGAAAGCTGCGCAGATCGAAGATCGGGTAGCCGA from Terriglobia bacterium includes:
- the lipB gene encoding lipoyl(octanoyl) transferase LipB; the encoded protein is MIISVVQLGTLDYATALRLQQRLVELRKNNEIANVLLLLEHTPVITLGRNARRNNVLASDELLKQRGVELFECDRGGDVTYHGPGQLVGYPIFDLRSFLGPDGQKKTLGAVDYVRRLEEALVRTCADFGIPTERVAGMTGVWTQINVARAPSPAESQAKIAAIGVHISRGVTSHGFALNVNTDLENFNLIVPCGISTRPVTSLQRALGRAIALDEVAQSVARNFGRVFNSQIVWVDSLDALLGRSVGVPARAPEELRKMAGEEDTFWT